The Salinibaculum sp. SYNS191 genome has a window encoding:
- a CDS encoding YIP1 family protein, with protein MTQWVENTGQGRDRGPVALGLAWVEVLVRPRQFFARRIAPGDQAPGLTFAAVVVFVAELTRIATVSGAYPVVAGQPLASAALWLLATVVLVMPAGIHLTAALQTVVLIGTVEERAGVSETVQVICYALAPLALLGVPSIWLQAAVGLWSLGLMVLGMAVVHDISLPRAVGVAGVPVLLLVGYGFGVVADLQTAAALVAG; from the coding sequence GTGACGCAGTGGGTCGAGAATACGGGCCAGGGACGTGACCGCGGCCCTGTCGCGCTCGGGCTGGCGTGGGTCGAGGTACTCGTCCGGCCCCGGCAGTTCTTCGCTCGCCGGATTGCACCGGGCGACCAGGCACCGGGGCTGACGTTCGCGGCCGTCGTCGTCTTCGTGGCGGAACTGACGCGCATCGCCACCGTCTCCGGCGCCTATCCGGTCGTCGCGGGCCAGCCACTCGCCTCCGCGGCGCTGTGGCTGCTGGCGACAGTCGTCCTGGTCATGCCAGCCGGCATCCACCTGACGGCCGCCCTCCAGACCGTGGTCCTCATCGGGACCGTCGAGGAGCGCGCCGGCGTCAGCGAGACGGTCCAGGTCATCTGCTACGCGCTCGCGCCGCTGGCGCTGCTTGGGGTGCCCAGCATCTGGCTCCAGGCCGCCGTCGGCCTCTGGAGCCTGGGCCTGATGGTGCTCGGGATGGCCGTCGTCCACGACATCTCGCTGCCGCGGGCGGTGGGCGTGGCCGGCGTGCCGGTCCTGTTGCTGGTCGGGTACGGGTTCGGCGTGGTCGCCGACCTGCAGACGGCCGCCGCACTGGTCGCCGGGTAG